The DNA segment TGGCTGGACGAGGATCATTTCATCTTCCTGGGCGTGCGCGAATACCGCTTCGGCCAGGAGAGCGGCGAGGACACGCTGGATATCCAGCGCGGTCAGGGGCTGGGCATCCTGGCTGATGACGAGGTCAGCGTGTTCGACGGGCTGCGCAACTTCTCCAGCCTACCGCCGGAGGTGCGCAGCTTCGTGCGCCAGCCGCGCTTCATGATGGTCACCAAGGCCAACAGGATGTCCACCGTGCACCGGCCGGTGCAGTTGGACGCCGTGATGGTGAAGGTGTTCGACGACCAAGGGGTGGAGATCGGGGAGCGGCTGTTCGTCGGCCTGTTCACCAGCACCGCCTATAACCGCTCCGTCCGCGACGTGCCGTTCCTGCGGAACAAGGTGACCGGGGCGTTGCGCCGCGCCGGCTTCGACCCCAAGGGCCATGACGGCAAGGCGCTGGTCCACATCCTGGAGACCTTCCCCCGGGACGAGCTGTTCCAGATCCCCGAGGAGGAGCTGTTCGAGACCGCCATCGGCGTGCTGCACCTGCAGGAGCGGCAGCGCGTGGCGCTGTTCGTGCGCAAGGACCCGTTCGAGCGCTTCGTCTCCTGCCTGGTCTATGTGCCGCGCGACCGTTACGACACCGATCTGCGCCGCCGCATGCAGGGGATCATCGAGAAGGCCTATGGCGGGGCCACGGCGTCCTGCAACGTCCAGCTTGCCGAAAGCGTGCTGGCCCGCGTGCACCTGATTGTCCAGACCGTGCCGGGGCAGGTGCCCGAGGTGGATGTCGCCGAGCTGGAGCGGCAACTGGTGGAAGCCGCGCGCGGCTGGCAGGACCGGCTGCAACAGGCGCTGGTGGAGCAGTTGGGGGAGGAGCGGGGGCTGAAGCTGGCCCGGCGCTACGGCGCCTGCCTGCCCGCCAGCTACCGCGAGAATTATACCGCCGATCAGGCCATGGTCGATATCGGCCGGATGGAGCGGGTGGTGGAGACCGGGCGGATCGCCCTCAACCTCCATCGCCCGGTGGAAGCGGACCGGCACGAGCTGTATTTCAAGGTCTATCATGACGGCCGCCCGGTCACCCTGTCCCGGGTGCTTCCCATGCTGGAGGATCTGGGCCTGCGCATCATCGCGGAGGGCGGGCCCTACGAGATCGACCTGCCGGACCGGACGGAGACCCTGTTCATCCAGGATTTCCAGATGGAAATGGCGGATGGCAGCCCGGTGGAGCTGGACCGGATCAAGCCCGCCTTCGAGGACGCCTTCATGCGGGTCTGGACCGGCGAGGCCCAGACCGACGGCTTCAACCGGCTGGTGCTGACGGCCGGCTTCACCTGGCGGGAGGTGTCGGTTGTCCGCGCCTATGCCAAGTATCTGAAGCAGGCCCGGTTCGACTTCAGCCAGGAATATATCGAGGACACGCTGGCCGCCCATCCCGGCGTCGCCCGGCTGCTGCTGAACCTGTTCCTGACCAGCCACGATCCCGCCTTGCGCGCCCAATTGGGCGGGGGGGAGGTGGACAGCCGGCGCATGGGGCTGATCATCGAGATCGAGCATGCGCTGGACAAGGTCACCAACAGCGACGAGGACCGCATCCTCCGCCGCATGCTGAACCTGATCCGGGCCACGCTGCGCACCAACTATTTCCAGAAGGATGCGGAGGAGCGGCCGAAGCCCTATCTCTCCTTCAAGCTGGACAGCCGCTCCATCGACGAGCTGCCGCTGCCCCGGCCCTTCGTGGAGATCTGGGTCTACAGCCCGCGGGTGGAGGCCGTGCATCTGCGCGGCGGCAAGGTGGCGCGCGGCGGCATCCGCTGGTCCGACCGCAAGGAGGATTTCCGCACAGAGATCCTGGGCCTGATCAAGGCGCAGATGGTCAAGAACGCGGTGATCGTGCCGGTCGGCTCCAAGGGCGGCTTCGTGGTCAAGAACCCGCCGCCCGCCAGTGCGGGCCGCGACGCGCTGATGGCGGAAGTCATCGAGTGCTATAAGACCCTGATGCGCGGGATGCTGGACATCACCGACAATCTGAAGGCGGGGGAGGTGATCCCGCCCAAGGATGTGGTCCGGCTGGACGGCGACGATCCCTATCTGGTGGTGGCCGCCGACAAGGGCACGGCCACCTTCAGCGACATCGCCAACGGCGTGTCGCGCGACTACGGCTTCTGGCTGGACGACGCCTTCGCCAGCGGCGGGTCCGCCGGCTACGACCACAAGAAGATGGGCATCACCGCCCGCGGCGCGTGGGAAGCGGTGAAGCGCCACTTCCGCGAGATGGGGCACGACACCCAGACCGAAGCTTTCACCGTGGTCGGCGTCGGCGACATGTCGGGCGACGTGTTCGGCAACGGCATGCTTCTGTCGAAGCATATCCGCCTGCTGGCCGCCTTCGACCACCGCCACATCTTCCTGGACCCCAACCCCGATCCGGAGACGAGCTGGGCGGAGCGCCAGCGCCTGTTCGACCTGCCGCGGTCGAGCTGGGCGGATTACGACGCCTCCCTGATTTCCCCCGGCGGCGGGGTGTTCGACCGCAAGGCCAAGTCGATCCAGATTTCCCCCCAGATCAAGGCGCTGCTCGGCCTCGCCTCCGACCGGCCGACGCCCACCGACCTGATGCGCGCCATCCTGCGCGCACCGGCCGACCTGCTCTGGCTGGGCGGCATCGGCACCTATGTGAAGTCGTCGGACGAGGTGAATGCCGAAGTCGGCGACAAGGCCAACGATGCCATCCGCGTCGATGCCGACGAGCTGCGGGTCAAGGTGGTGGGCGAAGGGGCGAATCTCGGTTTCACCCAGCGCGGCCGTATCGAGGCGGCGATGGGCGGGGTGCGGCTCAACACCGACGCCATCGACAATTCCGCCGGCGTCGACACCTCCGACCACGAGGTGAACATCAAGATCCTGCTGCGCGACGTCATGGACCAGGGCGGGATGAGCCTGGCCCAGCGCGACACGCTGCTGTCGGAGATGACGGACGAGGTCGCGCGCCTCGTCCTGGCGCATAATTACAAGCAGACCCAGGCGCTGACCGTGGCGCAGGCGACGGCCACCGAAAGCCTGGAGGATCAGGCCCGCTTCATGCGCAGCATGGAAAAGGCCGGCAAGCTGTCCCGCGCCATCGAGTTCCTGCCCGATGACGAGGAGGTGGCCGCCCGCGCCCAGCAGGGCCGCGGCCTGACCCGGCCGGAGCTGGCGGTGCTGCTGGCCTATGCCAAGATCGACCTGTTCGAGAAGACCCTGGCGGGCGAGCTGCCGGACGATCCCAAGCTGGCCGACGATCTGCGCCGCTACTTCCCCGTTCCCCTGCAGGAGCGCTTCCCCGACGCCATCAGCCGCCACCAGCTCCGCCGCGAGATCATCTGCACCGTGGCCACCAACGCCATGGTCAACCGCGTCGGCCCCACCTTCGTGTGGGAGATGGTGGAGCAGACCGGCCGGTCGGAGGGCGATGTCGCCCGCGCCTACATCGTGGTGCGGGAGGCATTCGGGCTGCTCCGCACCTGGGACGGGATCGAGGCGCTGGACAATGTGGTGCCGGCCGCCGTGCAGACCGGCATGGTCCTGGCCACCAACCGGCTGATGCGCCGGGCCATCCCCTGGCTGCTGGTCAATGGCAGGCACCCGCTGGACATCCAGGCGGAGGTGGACCGGCTGCTGCCCACGGTGGAGGCGCTCGCGGCCTCCCTGGACGGCATCCTGTCGGAAGCGGCGCGCGAGGCGCTGAAGGCGCAGGCGGCGGAGCTGGTCGCGGCCGGCGTCCCGGAGGAGCTGGCGCGCCGGATCGCGGCATTGCCGGTGCTGGCGGCGGCCACCGACGTGGCCGACATCGCCCGCGCCACCGGCCGGTCGGCGCAGGAGGTGGCGGCCCTCTACTTCGCGCAGGGCGAACGGTTCGGCTTCGACTGGCTGCGCCAAAGGGCGGCCAATGTGAAGGCGGAGAACCACTGGCAGCGCCAAGCCGCCAGCGCCATCGCGGATGAGCTCTGGATGCTCCAGGCCAGGCTCGCCACCCGCACCCTGACGGAGGGGCCGAAGGCATCCGGGCCGGAAGCCGTAGCGGAACTGACCGCCGCCTTCGTCGCCGGCTGCCCCGGCCCGGTGGAGCGCGTCCAGACCCTGCTGGGCGAACTCCACGCCGTCACCTCCGTGGACATCGCCATGCTGGCCGTGGCCACCCGCCAGCTCCGCGCACTTGTGGCGGCATAAAGAAAACGTAGGTCGGTCACGCGTAGCGTGGCCGACTTCCTTCGGGTCTATTCGATGTAGAGCGGCGCTGTAATGTCGGCCGGGCTTTGCCCGACCGACCTACGTGTACTGGCGCTCCAGGCGGCTGAAAATGCTGTAGGTCGGTCACGCGCAGCGTGGCCGACTTCCCTCGTCCCTATCTGGTGAAAATCCGTTTTGTAGAGTCGGCTACGTTTTCGGCAGCACGCACCCCGCCAGCCCCTCCCGGCGGACGATGGCGGCGCGGCGTTCCAGGATGCCGGTCCGGTTGCGGACATAGGGGCCGGGCTTGGATGCGCTCCATTTCAGCGGGCTGGGCAGCACGGCGGCCAGGGCCGCAGCCTCCCGACGCGTGAGATCGGCGGCGGCCTTGCCGAAATGGCTACGGGCCGCGGCTTCGGCGCCATAGATGCCGTCGCCCCACTCCACGATGTTCAGATAGACCTCCATCACCCTGGCCTTGGGCCAGAGCAGCTCCACCCAGATGGTGAACCACGCCTCCAGCCCCTTGCGCAGCCAGGTGCGGGATGGCCAGAGGAAGGCATTCTTGGCCGTCTGCATGGAGATGGTGCTGCCGCCGCGCATGCGCCCGCCCTCCTGGTTTTCCGCCCAGGCCGCGCGCACGGCGTCCCAGTCGATGCCGGCATGCTGGCAGAAGCGGCTGTCCTCCGCCCCGATGACGGCGTGGACGAGGTTGGGGGAGATGCGATCCAGCGGCACCCACTCCTTGCGCATCGGGGCCGCCCCTTCCAGTGCGCGGATCGGCATCAGCAGCGTCCAGCCCACCGGCACCATCCGGTAGGCCGCCACCCACAGGATGCTGAGCAGCACCAGCCCTATCAGCAGCAGGGCGGTCCAGCGGAAGAGCCGTCGCAGCATGGGTGTCCGGTCCGTTTCGAATTTGCATCGCGCGAAGGGGTGGGCTCCATTCTAACGCGCCCGATCGTCCGCGGGTGCCGATCAGTGGAGGTTTTGGATGTACAAGCTCTTCTACAATCCCGGAATGGCCAGCCTCGCCCCCCATATCGCGCTGGAGGAGATCGGCGCGGATTATGAGCTGGTGCGGGTGGACACCGCTGCGGGAGAGCACAGGACGGCCGCATATCTTGCCCTGAACCCGACGGGCCGCATCCCGACCCTGCTGGAAGGCGGGCAGCCGGTCTTCGAGACGGCGGCGATCCTGCTGTATCTGGCCGACCGCCATCCGGAAGCCGGGCTGATCCCGGCGGTCGGCACCATGGAACGGGGGCTGGCCTGCCAGTGGCTGGTCCATCTGGCCAACACGGTCCATCCCGCCTTCGTCTGCTTCTATTATCCCGAGCGCCACGTCGCCGATCCCGCCAACGTGGCCGATGTGAAGGCGACGGCGGAGCAGCGGCTGAACCTCATGTTCGACCTGCTGGACGCGGAGCTGGAAAAACGGAACTGGTTGGGCGGGGATGCCTACGGCGTTGCCGACATCTTCCTGTTCATGATGGTCCGCTGGGGCCGCAACTTCCAGCACCGCCCGCCGCGGCTGCTGCCCAATCTCGGCGCCCATGCCGCCCGGATGATGTCCCGCCCGGCGGTCCGGCGCGCCTTCGAGCGGGAGGGGCTGGCGGAGCCGTATTTCTGAGCATGAAAAAAGGGCCGTCCCTTGCGGGACGGCCCGAACGTCATGGAACGGAAACGGTCGATCAGTTGCCGCCGCTGGCGGTGCTCAGGTCACGGACCGGAGCCGCATTGTCGTCCTCGGCATCGGGGACGAGCTGCGCCTCGGACGGGTCGGAACCCTCGCCCGGGGTCACCTGGGTAGCGCCCTCGCCCATGCCTTCGGACGCGGCGCCGGTGCTTCCCATGCTGCTGCTGCCGGAGGCGGAGCCGCCCATGCCGACCTCGGACTCCAGATCGACGCCGAGGGCGGAGACGGTCTGCTCATCCAGCTCACCGGTCGCGTCGATGTTCTCGGCTTCCTGGAAGGAGCGCAGGGCCTCCTTGGTGTTCGGGCCCCAGATGCCGTCGGCATCCAGATCCTGGCCCTGCTCGCTCAGCGCCTGCTGAACCTGACGGATCTGCTGGCTGTCGAGCTGCTGGCCATTATAGGTCGGCGGCTCCATGCTGGCCTGAGCCGAACCAGAGCTGCTGCCCGAACCCGAGGCGGCCATGCCGGTGGAACCAGTGGACCCGCTGGAACCGGTGGCGTCGCTCATGCCCGCGCCGGCGGTCGAGCCGGTGCCGACATTCGTGTCCGTGCCGCCGGTCGAGGCTTGGTCGCCCATGCCGCCCGCCGGGCCGCCCGGCGCGCCGGCCGTGTCCGCACCGCTGACGCTGCTGGAGCCGCCCATGCCGCCGGTGGCGCTGGAGGGGGCGTCAACCTCGGGGTCGGCGTGCGACCCGCCCATGGACCCTCCGGCCGTGGCGCCGGTGGTGCCGGCCGTGCCGGTGGTGCCCATGGAACCGGAATCCGTGGAGGTGCCGCCCTGCTGCGCCATTGCGCCGCCAGCGAAAAGAGCCGCAGCGGCGATCGTGGTGACCAGAAGCTTGGACTTCATGGTGATTCCTTCCTCAGTTGTGCGGCTGACGCCGATGCGCGGCCGCTTCAATCGCTTCGTGCATGCCCAACAGGATTTCCCGTATTTCCTCACGTACCACCTTGGTGTGGGGTGGTGACCTTTTGTGGCATGCGGGTCGGGCTCTGCTGCTTCTGGATGACTGGCAACCGGCGGCGGGGCCGGGCAGCGACAAGTGCGGGCGTTCCCGCTTTGTTGGTGTACGGTAAAGGCCGGCCCCCTATACTCCCGCGCCATGACGCTGACGCCAGACCTCCACCGCCCGGCTCCCGCCCATTCCGGGCGCCGCCTGCTGCTGCCGCCCGCACCGGCGCTGGTGGTGGGGGCGCGCCATGCCACTCTGGTGACCCCCGACGGGGAGGTGGAGGTGCTGGAGCCGGAGGCGGCGGCCCGGCGGCTGCGCGACGATCCCCCCATCCTGTGCCATGCGCGCGCCGTGGCCCGGCGGTTGCGCACCGATCCTTTCCGCGCCTACGACGTGCTGGAGCTGTTCGCCTTCGTCCGGCCCGCCCGCTTCTGCCTGCCGACCCCGAAGGGGCTGGCGGAGGCGCTGGGCCTGGACATGCCGCAGGATGCGGAAGGGGAGGCGGTGGCGGTGGTGGACGCCGCCCGCGCCCTGCTGACGGAGCTGATGGACCCGCACCGCAAGGACCGGTCGGATGCCGCCGGCATCGCCTTCGCCATGGGCCGGGCCGGCTGGGGCTGGGGGCCGGCGGTGCTCGCCGCACTCGGCCGGCCGGATGGCGGCGGGGACCCGCGCCGCTCCCTGATGGTGTGGGGCCAGCTCAAGGAATGGCAGGCCGACGCGCCGGAGCCGCCGCCGGGCCAGTTCCTGGTGGAACCCGCCGAGGCCCGCCGCCGGCTGGCGGAGCTGGTCGCCACCGGCATCCATGCCGAACCGCGGCCGCAGCAGTCGGACTATGCCAGCGCCTGCTCCACCGCCTTCACCCCGCGGGAGATGGCGGGCACGCCGAACCTGGTGCTGGCGGAGGCCGGAACGGGCGTCGGCAAGACGCTGGGCTACCTGTCGCCGGCCACCCTGTGGGCGGAGAAGAACAAGGGGCCGGTCTGGATCTCCACCTATACCCGCCAGCTCCAGCACCAGATCGACAAGGAGCTGGACCGGCTGCACCCCGATCCGGAGAAGAAGGCCCGCCGCGTCGTCATCCGCAAGGGGCGGGAGAATTATCTCTGCCTGCTGAACCTGGAGGAGGCGGTCGGGGTGGCCCAGACCCAGCCGGCCTACATGACCGCCGTGGGGCTGATGGCGCGCTGGGCCGCCTGCACCCGCGACGGCGACATGCAGGGCGGCGACTTCCCCGGCTGGCTGGTGGACATACTGGGCAAGGGCCGCACCCTAGCCCTAGCCGACCGGCGGGGGGAATGCGTGTTCAGCGCCTGCCCGCACTATCAGAAATGCTTCATCGAGAAGTCGGTGCGCCGCGCCCGCAAGGCGGATGTGGTGGTGGCGAACCATGCGCTGGTGATGATCCAGGCCGCGCTGGGCGGCGGGGACGACGCCTATGTGCCGACCCGCTTCGTCTTCGACGAGGGGCACCATGTGTTCGACGCCGCCGACAACGCCTTCGCCGGCCATCTGACCGCCTTCGAGACGCATGAGCTGCGCCGCTGGCTGATCGGGGCGGAGGTGTCGGGGCGCAGCCGCGCCCGCGGCCTGAAGCGCCGGGTGGAGGATCTGGTGGGCGGCGACGCCCCCGCCATGGAGCTGCTGGAGGAGATCGTGCAGGCCGCCCGCGCCCTGCCCGGCGATGCTTGGTCCCAGCGCATCAATGGCGGCATCACGCAAGGCCCGGCGGAAGCGTTCCTGGCCATGGTTCGTACCCAGACCTATGCCCGCGCCCACGGCCCCGACAACCCCTACAGCCTGGAGACGGAGACGCGCCCGCCCATCGAGGGGCTGCTGGAGACCGCGGCGGAGCTGGACGCCGCCCTGGCGAAACTGCTGCGCCCGCTGGAGAAGCTGGCGATCCGGCTGGAGGAGATGCTGGACGAGGAGTCGGAGGAGCTGGAAAGCGAGACCCGCCGCCGCATCGACAGCGTCGCCCGCTCCCTGAAGCGTCGGGCGCAGAACGAGGTGGCGGCTTGGCGGCAGATGCTGGCCGCCCTGCGGGAGGACACGCCGCCCCAATATGTGGACTGGTTCGGGATCGAGCGGTCCGACGGCCGCGACATGGATGTCGGCATGTACCGCCACTGGGTGGACCCCACGGTGCCCTTCGCCGCCAGCGTCGGCGGGCAGGCCCATGGCATGGTGGTGACCTCCGCCACGCTGACCGACGGCACCGGCGATCCGGAGCTGGACTGGCAGGCGGCGGCGATCCGCACCGGGGCCGTCCACATGGCGAAGCCGCCGTTGCGCGCCGCCGTGCCCAGCCCCTTCGACCATGCCGCCCAGACGCGGGTGCTGGTGGTCACTGATGTGCGCAAGGACGATCTGAAGCAGGTCGCCGCCGCCTACCGGGAGCTGTTCCTGGCCTCCCATGGCGGGGCCATCGGGCTGTTCACCGCCATCCAGCGCCTGCGCGCCGTGCATGAGCGGATCGGCCTGCCGCTGGAGCAGGCCGGGCTGCCGCTGCTGGCCCAGCATCTGGACGGGATGGACGTCTCCACCCTGGTGGACATCTTCCGGGGGGAGGAGAATGCCTGCCTGCTGGGCACGGATGCCGTGCGCGACGGGGTGGACGTGCCGGGGCGCAGCCTGCGGCTGATCGTGTTCGACCGCGTGCCCTGGCCCCGCCCCGACATCCTGCACCGCGCCCGGCGGGAGCATTTCGACAAGGTCGCCGGGGCCAAGCGCTATGACGACATGATCACGCGGCTCCGGCTGCGCCAGGCCTTCGGCCGGCTGGTGCGGCGGGCGGACGATGTCGGCGTTTTCGTGTTGCTGGACCCGATGATGCCCTCACGCCTGAAGGGCGCGTTCCCGGAGGGGGTGGAGATGCAGCGGGTCGGCCTGAAGAATGCGGTGGCGATCACGCGCGAATTCCTGGCGGAAGGCTAGGGCCGCGTGCTGGACTGGTTCACCGGCGGGATGGAGCCCGGCCTCTGGGCCTATTGGTCGCTGTTCCTGGTCAGCTTCCTGGCCGCCACCATCCTCCCGGCCCAATCGGAATTCCTGCTGGTGGGGCTGCTGGCCGGCGGGCACCACGATCCGGTGCTGCTGACGATCGTGGCGTCGGCGGGCAACACCCTGGGAAGCTGCGTCAACTGGGCAGCCGGGCGCTGGCTGCGCCATTTCAGCGGCCGCCGCTGGTTCCCCGTGCCGGAAAAGGCGCTTCTGAAGGCGGAGGCGGTGTTCGTCCGGTGGGGCCTGCCATCCCTGCTGCTGGCCTGGACGCCCTTCCTGGGCGACCCGCTCACCGTGGTGGCGGGGAGCCTGCGGGTGAATTTCTGGCTCTTCACCCTGCTGGTCGGGATCGGAAAGGCGGCGCGCTACGTGGTGCTGACCCTGGCGACGCTGGGGTGGCTGGGGTAGGGGGCGGCGGGGCGGGGTGTCGCAATCCGCTGTGCTTCTTGCGACCTACGGGATTTATGCCGGTGTCGGAACCGGGTTGTCGCAATCCGCTCCGCTCCTTGCGACCTACGGAACTCTGTCAAAATCCCTGCAACCGCCATCCCCTGCGGGGGCGCTCGCCGAACTGTTTTGCCCCGACCCGCCTCACATCTTCTGCTTGGCGATCGTCCCCAGCCGCAGCCGCAGGGCGTTCAGCTTGATGAAGCCTTCGGCATCTTTCTGGTTGTAGACGCTGTCCGCCTCGAAGGTGACGTAGTCCAGGCGGTAGAGGCTGTTCGGGCTCTGGCGGCCCACCACGCGGGCGCTGCCCTTGAACAGCTTCAGCCGCACGGTGCCGTTGACGGTAGCCTGGGTGCTGTCGATCAGGGCCTGCAGCGCCTCGCGCTCCGGGCTGAACCAGAAGCCGTTGTAGATCAGCTTGGCATAGCGCGGCATCAGCTCGTCCTTGAGGTGCATGGCCTCGCGGTCCAGGGTGATGCTCTCCATGCCGCGGCGGGCGATGCTGATCAGCGTGCCGCCCGGCGTCTCGTAGACACCGCGGCTCTTCATGCCGACGAAGCGGTTCTCCACCAGGTCCAGGCGGCCGATGCCGTGCTTGCCGGCCAGCTCGTTCAGCCGGGTCAGCAGGGATGCGGGGGACAGCGCCTCCCCGTTCACGGCGACCGGGTCGCCCTTCAGGAACTCGATCTCCACATATTCCGGCTGATCCGGCGCCTTTTCCGGGGCGACGGTGCGGGTGAACATGTCCTCGTCCGGCTCCACCCAGGGGTCCTCCAGCGCCTTCCCCTCGTAGGAGATGTGCAGCAGGTTGGCGTCGGTGGAGTAGGGGGCCTCGCCCCGCTTGTCCTTGGCGATGGGGATCTGGTGCTTCTCGGCGAAGTCCAGCAGGGCGGTGCGGCTGTTCAGCTCCCACTCGCGCCAGGGGGCGATCACGGTGACGTCCGGCTTCAGGGCGTAATAGCCCAGCTCGAACCGGACCTGGTCGTTGCCCTTGCCGGTGGCGCCATGGGCGACCGCATCGGCGCCCACCTGGTTGGCGATCTCGATCTGGCGCTTGGCGATCAGCGGCCGGGCGATGGAGGTGCCCAGCAGATAGGTGCCCTCATAGAGCGTGTTGGCGCGCATCATCGGGAAGACGAAGTCGCGCACGAACTCCTCGCGCAGATCGTCGATGAAGATGTTCTCCGGCTTCACGCCGAACATCTCCGCCTTCTTCCGCGCCGGCTCCAGCTCCTCCCCCTGGCCCAGATCGGCGGTGAAGGTCACCACCTCGCATCGGTAGGTCTCCTGCAGCCATTTCAGGATGACGCTGGTGTCGAGGCCGCCGGAATAGGCCAGGACGACTTTCTTCACACCGCTGCTGGGGCTGCTCATGGGACGATCCGTTGCGTGTAAGCGGGTTGCAGGGAAAGATTTGACGGGGCCGGACGTTAGCGGCGGCTTCCCCGCCTGTCCAGATGCGGGGCCGGCGGGAACGGGCCGGCGCGCGTTTGGGAGCCATGCGCGACCTGCGCTGCTCTGTCCGGTTGAGGGGGGGATGGCCGGCCATTAGGCTCGCCGCCGAACCGTTCGCTTCGTTTCA comes from the Indioceanicola profundi genome and includes:
- a CDS encoding argininosuccinate synthase, which gives rise to MSSPSSGVKKVVLAYSGGLDTSVILKWLQETYRCEVVTFTADLGQGEELEPARKKAEMFGVKPENIFIDDLREEFVRDFVFPMMRANTLYEGTYLLGTSIARPLIAKRQIEIANQVGADAVAHGATGKGNDQVRFELGYYALKPDVTVIAPWREWELNSRTALLDFAEKHQIPIAKDKRGEAPYSTDANLLHISYEGKALEDPWVEPDEDMFTRTVAPEKAPDQPEYVEIEFLKGDPVAVNGEALSPASLLTRLNELAGKHGIGRLDLVENRFVGMKSRGVYETPGGTLISIARRGMESITLDREAMHLKDELMPRYAKLIYNGFWFSPEREALQALIDSTQATVNGTVRLKLFKGSARVVGRQSPNSLYRLDYVTFEADSVYNQKDAEGFIKLNALRLRLGTIAKQKM